AACATCTCTGAGTAGAATGGGAACAAACAAGTCTTTGGTTCCAGTGGTAGTTTCCAGATCACTGGTTTGGCCTGATTCTTGGGAGTATGGACATGTTTTTTTCAGTCAGAACAACTAGTTTGTtgtaaaaattacaaaatatacaTATCCCATAACAGGTTTCCACCAGATTTAAGTACATGCTGCAGAAGTGGTCAGGCTTTGGTAGGATAAAGGACGGCATCCGTATTTCAAGTTTCAGAACTTAATAACATAATTTCTAATAAAGCCCATTAATAACTGGCTCCAAGatgtccttttcctcccccccttgcttaaaaaaaaatctacatagcTGCCTCTCCAGACTCTCACAGAAAACCATCTGGTTTAATTCCAGAGTCAAACCTCGCGTCCTTTGAGAACTGGCTTTCTCAGAACCAAAGCTAAGGTATCGTTATGTAGTATCTACATTACCAGAAAAAAACTACTGGGGAAAAATCTGCTCCTCTTATACTAGCTGCAGTGAGGGAGAAACCTAATTTTATCTAAAGAGACTTGGCTGTAGGTGGAAAGCTTGATCTTATAGAGTGAGATCTCACGGAGAATTTCCTCAAGGGGTGTTTTTTGCTGGTTTCTCCTTCCCTATCGGGCTGTTTTTGGGAGCCCCCCGGCACCCCAGGATCAACATTTCAGAGATGAGTTTAGACTTCAGCTgggaacggggccacttggcacactacctgtattgcttagtaaaccctgttcaaaggagagccataatgctcgccaggtttaatgttatgccttctgccttgttacatggcagatttaataagcaagaaaaggctaaaagattgtgcccatgtaacgatggctcagttgaatctctggcccaccaattacttcactgtctcagattcaaggaaatcagatccaagtatgtgaatctcactcctttacatttaccagatctccctgatttaattagattacactacttgttggacaaccctgatccttctctctgtatgatagtggcagactttctcctggaaattactaaatgccagtagatttccttcgtcctaacatgtatatcctgtattgtatatgctttttaatctgtttttattattgttgtactgctgtctatgccaataaaggcttgcttctaagacTTCAGCTGGGAGTTGACTAGAGGCTGTCCCATTTCCCTAAAAGAAATCCCTCCTGTCAGCCGAGGATCTCCATGGGATCTAAGCCCTACGCCGGTTTTAGAGATTACCATGAAAATGTGAAAAGAGAAGAACTCCCGTTTGGCTTCGCCCTCCAGTTTGAAATATCCTGGAGGCCATCCAGGCAGACAGCAAGGGACTAAGCATCTTTTTTTGGATCTTTTCAACTTAATGGATCTACCAGCATGTCCTCATTAGGAATTTAAACCCATTTTTAGCCGGTTTAACAGTCATGGCTTCCAACCAATGGCTGTTCTGAGAACAAGTCTGGATCGCTTCACAGCTCtgtatttggggggggaggggggagccaaaaTTCCCAGGACTCCCCCAGAAAGCTGCAACTTGGAACCAGTTTAAATCGGAAGCGCGAGCGCGCACAAGAAACGGTGCACACCAAGCTCAGTTCGAGGGCTCCTGTATAGAATTCAATGATATACAATATCGTTCCTAAACCTTTTTCCTATGCAAGGAAAACCAAAATACACAATCCATATACACAATGTCTTGGAATCAGGTCACAAATCTTGGTGGAAAACCATTTCCACAATGCGTTAGGAGCCTACTGTCTGAAATATACTAcatagccttttttttaaaaaaatgtacagagTACATACAGTACATTAGCTTTGCCCAGTTTTCTTCAGTTTGACAAAATAGAAGCAAAGGCACCTGATTCACACCTATTTACATTTaaacagagaaaggggaagagaataATTTGATCTGTGGCAAGGCCCTGGGGCTGTCGAAAACAGAAAAACTATATTTGGAAGGAACCACAAAGGAAAACTCAAGATAGTCCAGCAAAGCACaggagtaattttttttttttttacaaaacacagATTTAGTCAACACGAGAAAAGGTGAAAGACTGCGCACACATCTGCCGATAGTTAGGCATTCTAAACTCATTTAAACTTCGCCTTGATTGACACATTCCAAACGTCAGTAAAGGACAGAAACAAGTTTgttaataatttgtgtgtgtgtaaagtgccagctATATCCATCAACCCAGCAGGGGTTTTGCAGAAGTGCTTAGTTTCCCTGGTTGGCCAGTAGTAGAGaggctcccttccttccttcccagatcAAGACACTCTTTACATTATGGTTCCCACAATGGGGCTCCTGAAAATCTTTTCCTTGAAGAGACGATCCAAGTagagactgtattgtcgaaggctttcacagccggaatcactggggtgctgtgtggtttccggactgtatggccatgttctagcagcattctctcctgacgttttgcctgcatctgtggctggcattttcagaggatctgatagtgggaatggaaagcaaatggagtatatatactgtgaggtcaaaaggtgaggccctctgaatagagtagcctggtatgtgagtcacaaagaagtctgtagcctgggagtaacaatgaagatagcaaggtcaataggtgaatgcatctgaatagaagtatcctggactttgtttccttggttgctattgtctatagttgtcctgtgtttgtgtggagctgaggAATTAGAgtgaagagaatgctgctagaacacggccatacagcccggaaaccacacagcaccccaagtagAGACTGTTCGAAGAATTTTTAAATTCCTTACTGGGCATGTGTAATGCTGGTACAAGTGATACCATCCAGGGAGGCTTTAAAGTATTTCATCTCCCAAGGAGGAATATCACCTGTCACTTCCTCCCGAGGGATTCTGAAGCCCACCTCAATTGACCACCTGAGAAGCTGTCGGAATGGTGAGCCGGCTCTGATACCCAACCAAAGATCTGAACATTTAAACAAGTCTTTTGTATAGGAGACCAActggtgtattgggggggggggggagattctccAGGAGCAAGAGGTGTCATCACTGACAATgtgattacatcacttctggtatgcaccggaagtgacatcatcgcgTCCCCAGTGTTGCTCTGGTATTAGGGTAAAAACtttatggttaaaaaaaaaggcttttaccatagagttttgctgaAATATCAGAGTGTCTTCATGACATGATGATGTCGTAGTGTATATACTGGGAGTGACATTGTCACATTACTGGTGACAGTGGCCTAAGTCTACTTTCCTTGCCAGTAAGTCTCCCACCAAGGAGCTAGTTGGCAGTGGCGGGTCAGGTTGGGGGATCTCCCATCTCTGGGAAGGGGGGCTAGCACCCCCACCTTTGTAATTATGCTGGGCAAGGCCTGCTTGGAATAGGAAGTTTTGCAAGGCATACCTCTGACTGTATCAGAACACAGGGACTCAGACAATAAAATACACTGAACAGCCTAGGGCTCAATCTCAGAGCATTATGGGTTAGGTATTGGCTCCCTGCTGGTCAAAGGAGAGCACTACAGGCCATATAGAGACCTGGTCTGGAAATAAGAGTCAACCGGGTGCTAGGAGGGTTAGAGAGATAAGCAGACCCGCTGATTTCCCTCAGTCTGGGCACTTGGTTCCTGGAAGAAGTTGCCCAGCCCTCTTCTTGCATCATCAAAGCCTCTGAGATATCCTCAGCCTTGGCACCTGCACAGAGGGAGACTGGCAAACATCTCCATTGTGGGGGACTTCTAACAACAGatgaaagaaacatttctgttgtgggttatatatacacatataaaacCAATACTACTTCGAGACCACGAGAGGGATAGGTAGCCCCCAAAGGTCGTTGCAAGGTCTACCTTTCTACGATATTCTGTTCAACTTAATCCACAGTCAAGTCTCTGGCGTGACCACTTCACATTTGATCACTGCTGTGAGCATAATTGCTGCCGGTGACCTACAAGCAATGTTCTTGGCTCTCCTGCTTCCACTAGGCAGCCAGAGACACTTCTGTGAGCACTGGACTTCCGGCAGTTTCTCTTCCAACATCACAATGGACTCCATTTTAACACCCGTCCTTCCATCGATGAGTTTGGCTCTCTATTTGGCAGCTCCAAAGAAacattaccgggggggggggggggctgacaaaATGGTGGCTAACTTCCTTCATTTTGTTCTTTGGCGGCTGGTCAAACTCACGAGGGCTTCACGAGGAAGCTACACAAGTGAGACAACCCTACGGTGGCCACAAGGCAGTTCATCCTAGTGCAAGCATCATCATCTCAGTTCCCCAAATCCCTCCATCTCAAAGACTCATCAGTCTCCACAGCCAAGATGGCCGTTAAGTGCGGCTTAGGAAAAGGCAAGATGGCCGCCTCTTGTTCAATAAGGCTTGACTGGCAACAATGCAGCATGTCTGGAAGTGAGCCGATGAGGCTGAATTTACACGgacatatgtttgtttgttttacttggcTCACCCCCACAGTTATTGTGTGGACCTTTGGCTTTTGCCCCACCTCACGCAGGGAGGCCTAACTAAAGGCTGAAGTTCACAAAAGAGTGCCTCAGAATTTCTTCCGCCGTGGGCCTCCGCTTCTCTTCCACAAAGATTATCTTGAGGAAATTGCGGCAGCAGTCCGAGACACCATCGGGAAGCTGAGGTTTCGTGGGCTGTGTTGCGATCTTGAAAATGGCGGCCATAGCCTCGAATTCCGCCCAGGGTGGCTTCTCAGTCAGCATCTCTACCACAGTGCAGCCCACGCTCCTGAGGTAGAAGAGGGACGGGGGGAAACCAATTAGGAAAATTCGTGCCTCAGTCACAATTCTTTACAACAGCTTCTAGGTTGCTTTTCAGAATACTAAATGCCTTACTTCAATATTGTGGGAAATCTCCACTGACTGAAGGAATTTCTGCTACTAGAGCAAGAcctctttccagtggtgggatgcagcctattcgcacctattcggtagaaccggttactaaaattttctcagttcggagaaccggttattaatgattaactccactagggacaagggggtaatctctgtccctgggtacaacaaatctcgtcaagtgggagatgcaaaatctccccctgcggccccccatggcacccccccatgtgtgtatgaactgtatgaaataatacaatatatagtaattctattttttttgttcattggtataaaggttgggaaagtattataggtaaagatttttaattttcttttttccccttgaaatttatattggaaagagaggagtttaaactactcttttagattttggatctctccctctgctagttttctatcaagtggaatagataaagtagttataggaatctgaaggggaagtagaaagtagggagggagggaaatatgggaaggagggaggcaatataggatgttttagtggggggattgaaagagatagacaattagatatgtttataatatgttaacaattgtaaacagttttggtGTCTCtacttacttatgttattatttaaaatcaatcaatataattatataaaaaagaaatgatacactacctttcggtatattgctttttaatacGTTAAACAGTCATTagttgaatctagaggtggggtgaaggggaactgcacctggggcgcgcgtgccctgcgttcttgccacagccccgcccaggaatgccccaccccttgaatgcctggccacgcccccgtcgtgccccgcccagtcccactgcgctacgccactgtttgaatcccaccaccatcggaacctgttactaaaatttttgaatcccatcactgcctctttccctccccattttGGCTTGCAACCATATAGGGGGCAGGTTGTTTCTTCACAGTTCAAAGAGTTTGAAGATGTTTGAGCCAAAGACCCTCAGAAGACCTGCTCTTCATTAACAGAATCCCATGTaactctggagaaaaaaattgctattttgatctttatgccaataaaggttatgaaacgAAATGAAACTCTGAAGAAACCCCAAAGATTAATGTCTTGCCACTTCAATAATTATTGTGTTGTTCATTCAATCAACAATTGGAAACATTCCTAGTGCATACAGTGTAGAAGTTGGGCCTTCTGACTTCTTCCAACCTAAGACATCCATTTTTGGGACTGGCATCTTACCAAATGTCGGCCTTCCTTCCGTATCCTTCCCCGCTGATCACCTCAGGGCTCATCCAGTACGGAGTCCCTGTGACGGACTTCATCCCTGTTCCAGACATGCAGATTGTCTGAATCCGTTTGCTGGCACCAAAATCTCCTAGTTTCACATTCCCAGAAGAATCCCTCAAAATGTTGGCACCTAAGGAGGAGTGAAAAGCCCAGAAGAGATCAGTGCAATCCCTGAGGCTGGTATATTCCAACAGCAAGATATTATCTGGCCTCTAGAaattgaggagtggggaaaatataTGCCTCCCACAGAGACACTCTAGGAATGGGGGGATCAGTTTCCAAAGAAAGGGGTGTATTTGCTCCCTCTGTGGCCCCTGAGAATGgtttagaagcagaggtgggatccagcaggttgtcaccagttcccgagagtgggttactaattatttgtgtgtgccgagagggggttactaattgggtctgcttttccattagaaattccattaggtcaaaaaatcataaagtcctgttgtttcctatgtggctggttagcgaaggtagaaaacgggataattctctctgttgggctgttttaaaaacatgttttagaaatatggtaaagttccttgtgtaaggaaagtatccttcttttgatttcaagatacaaaattaagtatttgaaagtatcaaatatttgacaggcagtcaattagaggagaagtagttgtttctgttggcagtagacgataggtcttgctataatgagtttaaattatggacagaaagataccagctggaaattaggaacttttttttttcagtaagagttttttacagtaacagagaaattattaatgccccgcccccggaatgcctggccatgcccccgttgtgccccgcccagccccattggcgctacgccactgtttgaatcccaccaccatgggaacctgttactaaaatttttggatcccaccactgtttagaaGTCCAAAGGCATACGAAATctggccatgccagcacaggttgatgggaattgtagaccatgaacatctgaagcgccagcgttggacacccctggactatAATATAGTTGACTCTTTTCACTTGGCTGTTAGAATGTCTGTCAACATTCCATGACATTAAAGCagctgttactggcctaacaggggtaaagCTTAGCCAATGGCTGCTGGAAATATTTCTTTTGTACtagtgggttgttgttgttttttgcttagTGGGTTTCAATAGGTCCTCCCAAACTGCTTCCAGGTTCCATAAAGGCTGAGCACCTTGATGCTGGTAGGGCCACAACTGCTAAAGATGCTCCATGCAGGTAGAAGTTCCCCTTCTGATCTCCACCTACCTTTAATATCTCTGTGTACAATCATATTGCTATGCAGGTAGAAAACTCCTTGGAGGATCTGTCTGGTGTACCTCCGGGTGACGTTCTCCGTCAGAGCCCCGTACGCTTTCAGCTGGTCTTTGATGGAGCCCTAAATGGGTGGGATAAGAAGGCCTCATTATCTGACCAAGACAGACACTCCAGCGACACCTACTTTAACTTTATGCAAGAGAGCACTGCATGATCGGCTGCCAGATTAGAGGACTCTTGGAGGGGAGTCATTCCTGCATCCActtggaggagaggggagaaaatTCTGGGCTGGCTCACACATACGATTATGTGCACACCTCGTCTGGCCTGGCTTGCATTAAGGACTCGTTTTTACAAGCTGGAACTTTCCATTGGGAATACATATCATGTACAGTCCCACCGCAatatggggaaagggccacttaCCCCTGGCATGTATTCCACAAAGATGGACAGTTTCCTCTCCTCGGGGTCTCGCAAGCAGCCGTAATACTGGACTATCCGCTCATGGCGGAGGGTTTTCAACAGCTGGATCTCACATTCTAAGGCGTTCACTTCCTGTGACAAGGTAGAAACAACCAAGGAGGAATGAGAAGGGGTTTTTTAACAATGCTGGCTGCCGGAGGGTGTACTGTACAGCCAGATTCAGAACAAACAAA
This DNA window, taken from Sphaerodactylus townsendi isolate TG3544 unplaced genomic scaffold, MPM_Stown_v2.3 scaffold_149, whole genome shotgun sequence, encodes the following:
- the LOC125424924 gene encoding mitogen-activated protein kinase kinase kinase 3-like; the protein is SLHTGRSSPPPGSVPEEQQQIARQGSYTSINSEGEFIPETMDPNVLESFISPDDSLSGSCQSLDRSIDSPRPLANPSQGGTSQTKDSLDCLGTMAIRTFPRFVPENLFSSFVPSSGSEASGDNKLITLRYEDVRREMLYLNCVESQITDLQLVGRGLSIRSFSMRARNLEMSAALQAPVNWRLGKLLGRGAFGEVYLCYDVDTGRELSVKQVPFDPDSQETSKEVNALECEIQLLKTLRHERIVQYYGCLRDPEERKLSIFVEYMPGGSIKDQLKAYGALTENVTRRYTRQILQGVFYLHSNMIVHRDIKGANILRDSSGNVKLGDFGASKRIQTICMSGTGMKSVTGTPYWMSPEVISGEGYGRKADIWSVGCTVVEMLTEKPPWAEFEAMAAIFKIATQPTKPQLPDGVSDCCRNFLKIIFVEEKRRPTAEEILRHSFVNFSL